The proteins below are encoded in one region of Flavobacterium sp. IMCC34852:
- a CDS encoding CDP-alcohol phosphatidyltransferase family protein, translated as MSKLAAQDKFLDLSDYGRSFGRFFALQLKDSRFTPIHVTLLFGLSGLIAMYCILVHQYLLSGFFILLKSGIDAADGELARLKNTPSYSGRYLDSVFDIVLNFMFLMAICYVSETSIWFTLLAFIGLQLQGTLYNYYYVILRNKSVGGDSTSKIFEYKTPKALPGETQKSVNILFGIYQIVYGTFDKIIHALDSEAYKVKTFPNWFMTLLSLYGLGFQLLIIAVMLPMGWIELIVPFFIVYTLLIFALIGIRKVYIK; from the coding sequence ATGTCTAAACTTGCCGCTCAAGATAAATTTTTAGATTTATCAGATTACGGAAGATCTTTCGGGAGATTTTTCGCTCTTCAATTAAAAGATTCCCGCTTTACGCCAATTCATGTTACCTTACTTTTCGGGCTTTCCGGACTGATTGCGATGTATTGCATTTTGGTACATCAATATTTATTGTCCGGATTTTTCATTTTACTAAAATCAGGAATCGATGCCGCGGATGGTGAATTGGCCCGATTGAAAAATACGCCTTCCTATTCCGGCAGGTATTTAGACAGTGTGTTTGATATCGTTTTGAATTTTATGTTTCTGATGGCGATTTGTTATGTTTCTGAAACCTCGATTTGGTTTACCCTTTTGGCTTTTATCGGGCTACAATTGCAAGGCACTTTGTATAATTACTACTATGTGATTTTGAGAAACAAATCGGTTGGCGGTGATAGCACGAGCAAGATTTTTGAATACAAAACGCCTAAAGCTTTGCCGGGAGAAACCCAAAAATCAGTCAATATTCTATTTGGCATTTACCAAATTGTTTACGGCACTTTTGACAAAATCATCCACGCTTTGGATTCAGAGGCTTACAAAGTCAAAACCTTTCCCAACTGGTTTATGACCTTGCTTTCGTTATACGGATTAGGCTTTCAATTGTTGATTATCGCGGTAATGTTACCCATGGGTTGGATTGAATTGATAGTACCGTTTTTCATAGTTTATACCCTATTAATCTTCGCCTTGATTGGGATTCGAAAGGTTTATATTAAATAA